The Thalassotalea nanhaiensis genome has a window encoding:
- a CDS encoding ABC transporter permease produces MIAAKWYSSWSLSSWTVAVILILPLLFLINESLTPDKEVFEHLLNTVLIDYVINTVVLILAVIIISLLIGVPLAYLLANFSFPGAKFFNWGLLLPLAMPSYLMAYIYTDWLEYAGPVQRALRAVFSWQNKADYYFFDIRSITGAAIVLSLVLFPYVFLIVKTAFKEQSTSFVHAGKMLGKTPWQIFSNISLPLARPALAIAASLVAMETLADFAAVKYFAVNTLTTAVYDTWLGYGSLTAAAKISVIMLVMIFLFISFERMSRNKQKTFSGNSSSEIQVVKLQGKKGWLAFSACFSVLLFSFILPVIYLAEMAWQYQEQALNSDFFSYGFNSLTLAISVSIICLCLGLVVVVFKRFNQSLLANLPLKISSSGYAMPGTVLAIAVLLPLTFIDHGLNDFLIVQGEAPIGLIFTGTLFAIGFAYVIRFIAVAIGALESSYERISPSIDNASIMLGNNRFITLVKVHLPLLKRGGLTAILLVFIESMKELPAALLLRPFNYETLATYVFQYVSDEQLELASMAAISIVLAGLIPIILLNRTMESKL; encoded by the coding sequence TTGATTGCAGCTAAATGGTATTCATCTTGGAGCCTGTCCAGTTGGACCGTTGCGGTAATTTTAATATTACCGCTACTCTTTTTGATCAATGAATCTTTAACTCCAGATAAAGAGGTTTTCGAGCATCTGCTCAATACCGTATTAATCGACTATGTAATTAATACAGTGGTGTTGATACTAGCGGTTATTATTATTTCGTTGCTCATAGGTGTTCCGTTAGCGTATTTATTAGCAAATTTCAGTTTTCCGGGAGCCAAGTTTTTCAATTGGGGCTTATTGCTTCCTTTGGCAATGCCTTCCTATTTGATGGCCTATATTTATACCGACTGGTTAGAATATGCCGGGCCTGTACAAAGAGCTTTACGAGCTGTTTTTTCGTGGCAAAATAAAGCGGATTATTACTTTTTTGATATTCGCTCAATTACCGGTGCTGCGATTGTACTTTCTTTAGTGTTGTTTCCTTATGTGTTTTTAATCGTAAAAACTGCATTCAAAGAACAGTCAACAAGCTTTGTTCATGCAGGCAAAATGCTTGGTAAAACCCCTTGGCAAATATTTTCAAACATATCATTGCCGCTAGCTCGCCCAGCATTGGCTATTGCAGCATCTCTGGTTGCTATGGAAACGCTAGCCGATTTTGCCGCGGTAAAGTATTTTGCTGTCAATACACTGACCACCGCAGTATATGATACCTGGTTAGGTTATGGCAGTTTAACTGCTGCAGCTAAAATATCTGTCATCATGCTAGTAATGATCTTCTTGTTTATCTCTTTTGAAAGAATGAGTCGCAACAAACAAAAAACGTTTTCTGGTAATTCTTCAAGCGAAATTCAGGTTGTTAAACTGCAAGGTAAAAAGGGATGGCTGGCGTTTAGTGCCTGCTTTAGCGTATTGCTTTTTTCCTTTATTTTACCGGTAATTTATCTGGCTGAGATGGCGTGGCAGTATCAAGAGCAAGCCCTTAATAGTGACTTTTTTAGCTATGGATTTAACAGTTTAACGTTAGCGATTAGCGTATCTATTATTTGTTTATGTTTAGGGTTGGTTGTTGTGGTGTTTAAGCGATTTAATCAAAGTTTGCTGGCAAACTTACCGTTGAAAATCAGCAGCTCAGGTTATGCTATGCCCGGCACTGTACTTGCTATCGCAGTACTTCTACCTTTAACTTTTATCGATCATGGTTTGAACGACTTTCTGATAGTTCAAGGTGAAGCGCCGATAGGGTTAATTTTTACTGGTACGTTATTTGCGATAGGTTTCGCTTACGTAATTCGCTTTATCGCTGTCGCCATCGGAGCGTTGGAATCTAGTTATGAACGCATTTCACCTTCAATAGATAATGCTTCAATTATGCTAGGTAATAACCGCTTTATTACTTTAGTGAAAGTACATCTACCACTGTTAAAAAGAGGTGGATTAACAGCGATACTGCTAGTTTTTATCGAGTCGATGAAAGAGTTACCCGCCGCCCTGTTACTAAGGCCATTCAACTATGAGACCTTAGCAACATATGTTTTTCAGTACGTATCTGATGAACAATTGGAACTTGCTTCTATGGCTGCTATATCAATAGTGTTAGCAGGTTTAATCCCTATTATTTTATTAAATAGAACAATGGAATCTAAGTTGTAA
- a CDS encoding DUF3581 family protein: protein MFIDKYYNEENQKVTFSRQQASDFAKQIADDFNPIHNVDAKRFCVPGDLLFAVALSKTGLCQKMTFNFSGMVTDTVSLNIPEKVGLETRIVGDNDKEYLNFNVSGDHTRCETLIESLIHSYVEFSGHTFPHILGDLMEKNNVMINPARPMIMYESMEIALDTVDLTDVSLELNKEETVLKVDGKRGQAKLKFDLLSNGEVVGHGVKFMVLSGLREYCKEQMEGLNTRFYAMKDEYYAKK, encoded by the coding sequence ATGTTTATAGATAAGTATTATAACGAGGAAAATCAAAAGGTTACTTTTTCTCGTCAGCAAGCGAGTGATTTTGCCAAGCAAATCGCAGATGACTTTAATCCAATTCATAATGTGGATGCGAAACGATTTTGTGTACCAGGAGATTTATTATTTGCAGTTGCTTTGTCTAAAACAGGCTTATGCCAAAAAATGACATTTAACTTTTCTGGCATGGTGACAGATACCGTATCGCTAAACATTCCAGAAAAAGTTGGTTTAGAAACAAGAATTGTTGGCGATAATGATAAAGAATACTTGAACTTTAATGTATCTGGCGATCATACTCGCTGTGAGACGTTAATCGAATCTCTAATCCATTCTTACGTTGAGTTTTCGGGTCATACGTTCCCACACATTTTAGGGGATTTGATGGAAAAGAATAATGTAATGATAAATCCAGCAAGACCAATGATCATGTATGAAAGCATGGAAATTGCGTTAGACACTGTAGACTTAACTGATGTTTCTTTAGAGTTAAATAAAGAAGAAACGGTGTTAAAAGTTGATGGAAAACGCGGTCAGGCGAAACTTAAATTTGACCTGTTAAGTAATGGTGAGGTTGTAGGCCATGGGGTTAAGTTTATGGTACTAAGTGGTTTACGTGAATATTGCAAAGAGCAAATGGAAGGATTAAATACTCGATTTTATGCGATGAAAGACGAGTATTACGCTAAAAAATAA
- a CDS encoding GIY-YIG nuclease family protein, which translates to MANPWFVYLLRCGDDSLYAGITTDVERRISEHNEGGPKSAKYTRNRRPVKLVYQEECKDRSNATKREMAIKKLTRKKKLELIAGS; encoded by the coding sequence ATGGCTAATCCTTGGTTTGTTTACCTTTTACGGTGTGGTGATGATAGTTTATACGCAGGAATTACTACTGATGTAGAACGTAGGATCTCAGAGCACAATGAAGGCGGCCCTAAGTCGGCTAAATATACACGTAATCGTCGACCGGTTAAGCTGGTATATCAAGAAGAATGCAAGGATCGCTCTAATGCAACAAAGCGTGAGATGGCAATTAAGAAATTAACGAGAAAGAAGAAGTTAGAGTTAATTGCGGGTTCATAA
- the arfB gene encoding alternative ribosome rescue aminoacyl-tRNA hydrolase ArfB, with the protein MIVISNRLQINEQEIEFNAIRSQGAGGQNVNKVSSAIHLRFDVKASSIDDYFKEQILAIRDSRINKDGVIIIKAQTFRTQDKNKAAAIQRLIELLTPVTVVQKVRRATKPTKGSQKRRMDSKNKRGQVKSNRAKIRI; encoded by the coding sequence ATGATAGTTATATCAAATCGACTACAGATAAACGAGCAAGAAATTGAGTTTAATGCCATACGCTCTCAAGGAGCGGGTGGTCAAAACGTCAACAAAGTTTCCAGTGCTATTCATTTGCGCTTTGATGTTAAAGCATCGAGTATTGATGATTATTTTAAGGAACAAATTTTAGCGATAAGAGATAGCCGCATTAATAAAGATGGGGTTATTATAATTAAAGCGCAAACTTTCCGAACTCAAGACAAAAATAAAGCCGCAGCCATCCAGCGCTTAATCGAGCTGTTAACACCGGTTACAGTAGTGCAAAAAGTCAGACGAGCGACAAAACCAACAAAAGGCTCACAAAAAAGACGAATGGATAGTAAAAATAAGCGCGGCCAAGTAAAATCTAACCGAGCAAAAATCAGAATTTAA
- a CDS encoding Fe(3+) ABC transporter substrate-binding protein — protein MKWIKATSIATFTLLISSVSASALANEVNIYSYRQTFLIEPILEKFTAQTGIKTNVVFAKSGLIERLKKDGRYSPADVVLTSDFARLMQISDEGLSQAVSSDILTANIPSQFRDNDNQWFALTKRVRNVYASKERMANLSGISYEDLAKPQYKNKVCMRSSKHPYNIALVASMIAHHGSAETKTWLQGLKANLARKPQGNDRGQVKAVKEGECDLALGNSYYFGVMQQDPEQKKWADSVNILFPNQHDRGAHINVSGIAMTKYAPNQDSAKKLMEFLSSSQAQQVYASVNMEYPVNPTVKPSEIVASWGAFKEDNLAMTKVAENRQAAIMLLDEVKFDL, from the coding sequence ATAAAATGGATCAAAGCAACATCAATCGCTACCTTTACTTTACTCATAAGCAGTGTATCTGCAAGTGCATTAGCAAATGAAGTGAACATCTATTCATACCGTCAAACATTTTTAATTGAACCTATCTTAGAAAAGTTTACGGCTCAAACTGGGATTAAAACCAATGTTGTTTTTGCCAAGAGTGGATTGATAGAACGTCTTAAAAAAGATGGTAGATACTCTCCTGCAGACGTGGTGTTAACGTCTGACTTTGCGCGCTTAATGCAGATCAGTGATGAAGGATTAAGCCAAGCAGTTAGCAGCGATATTTTAACGGCTAATATTCCTAGCCAATTTCGTGATAATGACAATCAATGGTTTGCATTAACAAAACGAGTTCGCAATGTTTATGCCTCTAAAGAACGTATGGCGAACCTATCTGGTATAAGTTATGAAGACTTAGCGAAACCACAATATAAAAATAAAGTGTGTATGCGAAGTTCAAAACATCCTTATAACATCGCTTTAGTGGCATCAATGATCGCCCATCACGGCAGTGCTGAAACAAAAACGTGGTTACAAGGATTAAAAGCTAATTTAGCTCGTAAACCACAAGGCAATGATCGTGGTCAAGTAAAAGCAGTAAAAGAAGGTGAGTGTGATTTAGCCTTAGGTAACAGTTATTACTTTGGTGTGATGCAACAAGATCCTGAGCAAAAAAAATGGGCCGATTCTGTCAATATTTTATTTCCAAACCAACATGATCGTGGCGCTCATATTAATGTAAGTGGTATTGCAATGACAAAGTATGCCCCTAACCAAGACTCGGCTAAAAAATTAATGGAATTTTTATCATCATCGCAAGCACAACAAGTATATGCTTCGGTGAATATGGAGTATCCGGTAAACCCGACGGTGAAACCATCTGAAATAGTTGCCTCTTGGGGAGCCTTTAAGGAAGATAATTTAGCGATGACTAAAGTTGCTGAAAATCGTCAAGCAGCAATTATGCTACTAGATGAAGTAAAGTTTGATTTATAA
- a CDS encoding LysE family translocator, with the protein MVLELWLSLVLICVLGAMSPGPSLALVVRNTILGGPRSGLATAISHGLAIGLYAAVVLTGIGVVIVQSPVIFQVVQYSGAAFLLFLAYKALTSKASNIELTSGEATTTENINGWRDGFLIAFLNPKIAMFFLALFSQFIDANASFVQQLVMVLTVGGIDTIWYCLVAFGLSRGPVLQRLKSKTNIIDKVTGVVLILLAVRVVV; encoded by the coding sequence ATGGTCTTAGAATTGTGGTTATCTTTAGTTTTAATTTGCGTGTTAGGGGCTATGTCTCCAGGACCATCATTAGCGTTAGTTGTACGCAATACTATACTAGGTGGACCGCGCTCTGGTTTGGCAACAGCAATTAGTCATGGCTTAGCAATTGGTCTTTACGCTGCAGTTGTACTCACCGGAATAGGGGTAGTTATTGTCCAATCGCCTGTAATTTTTCAGGTTGTTCAATATAGCGGTGCGGCATTTTTACTGTTTCTAGCTTATAAAGCTTTAACAAGTAAAGCCAGCAACATAGAACTAACTTCTGGAGAAGCCACCACCACAGAGAATATAAATGGATGGCGTGACGGCTTTTTAATTGCATTTTTAAACCCGAAAATTGCAATGTTTTTTTTGGCGTTATTCAGTCAATTTATTGATGCAAACGCTAGTTTTGTACAGCAACTGGTGATGGTTCTAACCGTTGGTGGTATTGATACCATTTGGTATTGTCTTGTAGCTTTTGGCTTATCTAGAGGACCAGTATTACAACGCTTAAAATCCAAAACCAACATTATCGACAAGGTAACCGGTGTGGTTCTTATCTTGTTGGCTGTTAGGGTTGTTGTTTAG
- a CDS encoding class I SAM-dependent methyltransferase, translating to MIEHINFSAVDPIECQRLFHGRGHAFQGFKHVNVDWLPPVALITLYQEESDEWLQDKAQQLFENIKECTSVMVQFRCRHKGPYQLLLGEEKSHLTVVEHGLKYQLQLGNAQNNGLFLDMSNGRKWVKENSQNKTVLNLFAYTCAFSVAAIAGGASKVVNVDISKAPLAKGRDNHRANKQELGNVKFEGVDIFKSYGRLKKHGPYDLLISDPPSFQKGSVDIKRDYPKIIRRLPQLMNDQGLVMLCLNSPDLSEQFIHDMIETECPQCEFIENILPPEVFKEAMPGKGLKVLIFKYHANKPAN from the coding sequence ATGATTGAACATATTAACTTTTCAGCAGTAGACCCTATTGAATGTCAGCGTTTATTCCATGGTCGGGGTCATGCCTTTCAAGGCTTTAAACATGTTAATGTTGACTGGTTACCTCCCGTTGCTCTGATCACTCTTTACCAAGAAGAAAGCGATGAATGGCTACAAGATAAAGCCCAGCAACTTTTTGAAAATATCAAGGAATGCACTTCGGTAATGGTGCAGTTTAGATGCAGACACAAGGGCCCTTATCAATTGTTATTAGGTGAGGAAAAATCACACCTGACAGTAGTTGAACACGGTTTAAAGTATCAATTGCAACTTGGCAACGCCCAAAATAATGGCTTGTTTTTAGACATGAGTAATGGTCGTAAATGGGTGAAGGAGAACAGCCAAAATAAAACGGTATTGAATCTGTTTGCCTACACCTGTGCCTTTTCTGTTGCGGCTATTGCAGGCGGGGCGAGTAAAGTTGTTAACGTAGATATAAGTAAAGCGCCGTTAGCAAAAGGCAGAGACAATCATAGAGCAAATAAACAAGAGCTAGGTAATGTTAAGTTTGAAGGTGTTGATATTTTTAAATCTTATGGCCGTTTAAAAAAGCATGGTCCTTACGATTTACTTATTTCAGATCCACCTTCTTTCCAAAAAGGTAGTGTAGATATCAAGCGCGATTACCCGAAAATTATACGTCGCTTACCACAGTTAATGAACGACCAAGGCTTAGTAATGCTGTGTTTAAATTCACCCGATTTAAGTGAACAGTTCATCCATGACATGATAGAAACTGAATGCCCACAATGCGAGTTCATTGAAAATATATTACCACCAGAAGTATTTAAAGAAGCAATGCCAGGCAAAGGCTTAAAAGTGCTTATATTTAAATACCACGCTAACAAGCCAGCCAATTAA
- a CDS encoding DNA ligase, producing the protein MKALFITATLFLTLLFNQVHAGEPLLEPNKITQTLALQHGKTYSKDSNININEFYVSEKLDGVRGFWDGTKLMSRNGNAFAAPKWFTKDFPPISLDGELWIGRGKFSEVLSVVSREQPHVGWQKVRFMIFDLPEQQGVFAHRVANMRQLITKSNSRYLQMIQQIKISTDAKLFELLNKVIKLGGEGLMLHRETAHYHIGKTNNLLKLKTYQDSEAQVIGHTIGKGKYQGLLGALIVRKQNGIIFKVGSGFSDKERAMPPPLGSIITYKYWGLTSKGKPRFASFLRVRKTL; encoded by the coding sequence ATGAAAGCTTTATTTATTACCGCTACTTTATTTCTTACTCTTCTTTTTAATCAAGTACATGCTGGCGAACCGTTGCTTGAGCCCAATAAAATAACGCAAACTCTTGCTCTACAGCACGGCAAAACTTACTCCAAAGATAGCAATATCAACATTAATGAATTTTACGTGAGTGAAAAGCTTGATGGTGTTCGCGGTTTTTGGGATGGCACAAAGTTGATGTCAAGAAATGGCAATGCCTTTGCTGCGCCAAAGTGGTTTACAAAAGATTTTCCTCCTATCAGCTTAGATGGTGAACTTTGGATTGGTAGGGGGAAATTTTCTGAAGTATTAAGTGTGGTTTCACGTGAACAGCCCCATGTTGGCTGGCAAAAAGTGAGGTTTATGATTTTTGACTTGCCAGAGCAACAAGGAGTTTTTGCACACCGAGTTGCGAACATGAGGCAACTTATTACTAAAAGTAATTCTCGATATCTACAGATGATCCAGCAAATAAAAATATCAACTGATGCTAAGCTATTTGAATTGCTTAACAAGGTTATTAAACTTGGTGGTGAAGGGCTGATGCTGCATCGAGAAACTGCTCATTATCATATTGGTAAAACGAATAATTTATTAAAGCTTAAAACCTACCAAGATAGCGAAGCGCAAGTGATAGGGCATACTATTGGCAAAGGAAAGTACCAAGGCCTTTTAGGGGCGCTTATTGTACGTAAACAAAATGGCATCATATTTAAAGTTGGCAGCGGTTTCAGTGATAAAGAAAGAGCAATGCCGCCGCCACTTGGATCGATAATTACTTATAAGTACTGGGGATTAACCAGTAAAGGAAAGCCTAGGTTTGCGTCATTTTTACGAGTAAGAAAAACATTATGA
- a CDS encoding DUF2797 domain-containing protein yields MSTNSLTGHVRKMTSKLIDGQVEYQLPLGEHSLPLNELIGKHLSLTHSGNINCQECGKKTKKSYSQGFCYPCMMKLAKCDMCIMKPETCHFEQGTCREPQWGEANCFVPHYVYLANTTAIKVGITRHTQIPTRWIDQGANQALPIFKVSTRLQSGLVETALAEFISDKTNWRNMLKGKADSIDLKARAEELIPQIEARLADIKLKYGEDAVERLNEEVVEIDFPVMQYPTKISSLSFDKSKKELEKEQDLTEKTLKTVSGTLMGIKGQYLYFDTGVINMRKFTSYEVTATY; encoded by the coding sequence ATGAGCACAAATAGCCTAACTGGCCACGTACGTAAAATGACTTCCAAGTTGATTGATGGTCAAGTTGAATATCAATTACCTTTAGGAGAACATTCATTGCCCCTGAATGAACTGATTGGTAAGCACTTGTCATTAACTCATAGCGGAAATATTAACTGTCAGGAATGCGGCAAAAAAACCAAGAAAAGTTATTCTCAAGGGTTTTGTTATCCGTGCATGATGAAGTTGGCAAAGTGTGACATGTGTATTATGAAGCCTGAAACCTGCCACTTTGAGCAAGGCACTTGTAGGGAGCCGCAATGGGGTGAAGCAAATTGCTTTGTTCCGCATTATGTCTATTTGGCAAACACTACCGCAATAAAAGTCGGAATAACTCGTCATACGCAAATACCTACCCGTTGGATTGATCAGGGAGCTAATCAAGCCTTACCTATTTTCAAAGTAAGTACTCGCTTGCAGTCTGGTCTAGTAGAAACCGCACTTGCAGAATTTATTTCTGATAAAACCAATTGGCGCAACATGTTAAAAGGTAAGGCAGATAGTATTGATTTAAAAGCCAGAGCAGAAGAATTAATCCCACAAATTGAAGCTCGTTTAGCTGACATTAAATTAAAATATGGTGAGGATGCGGTAGAGCGTTTAAATGAAGAAGTGGTGGAAATTGACTTCCCTGTAATGCAATACCCAACAAAAATTAGCTCACTATCATTTGATAAATCCAAAAAAGAATTAGAAAAAGAACAAGACCTAACTGAAAAAACACTCAAAACAGTTTCAGGCACATTAATGGGCATTAAAGGGCAGTATTTATATTTTGATACTGGCGTTATTAATATGCGTAAGTTTACCTCTTACGAAGTTACCGCAACATATTAA
- a CDS encoding ABC transporter ATP-binding protein, translating into MSLLEINNLTCRYEQNTILNDLSLTVSDGEIMCLLGPSGCGKTTLLKAIAGLITTASGEIKLKNRLLLAGKATGKNINVDANKRDLGMIFQDYALFPHLTISANIAFGIADLSKTQQKRKIDELLELVSLEGLDARYPHELSGGQQQRVSIARALAREPKVLLLDEPFSNIDAQLRLPLIRDIKAILKQRNMAAIFVTHAKEEAFALADTMALLNNGSIVQSGAPQHLYNYPATKFVAEFLGHGSILTAQVLNENQLRCVLGDVTCTANKTLVVGETVDLFIRPHQFSVIANESGNGIIKEYQFRDDGYRAQVAVGEQIIEVWLPGYFDVQNTKTVQVKLTPQQLVVL; encoded by the coding sequence ATGAGCCTTTTAGAAATTAATAACTTAACCTGTCGCTATGAACAGAACACTATACTAAATGATTTGTCATTAACCGTAAGTGACGGTGAAATAATGTGTTTGTTGGGGCCATCAGGGTGCGGAAAAACAACACTTCTTAAAGCGATAGCTGGTTTAATTACGACAGCATCAGGTGAGATAAAATTAAAAAATCGCCTTTTATTAGCAGGCAAGGCTACCGGCAAAAACATTAATGTTGATGCCAACAAGCGTGACTTGGGGATGATTTTTCAAGATTACGCACTGTTTCCACATTTAACCATAAGCGCAAATATTGCTTTTGGTATTGCCGATTTAAGTAAAACACAACAGAAAAGAAAAATTGATGAATTGTTAGAGTTGGTGAGTTTAGAAGGCCTGGATGCCAGATATCCACATGAATTGTCCGGTGGTCAACAGCAACGAGTTTCTATAGCAAGAGCGCTTGCCCGAGAGCCGAAAGTATTACTTTTGGATGAACCGTTTTCAAATATTGATGCCCAACTTAGGTTACCGTTAATAAGAGATATAAAAGCGATTCTTAAACAAAGGAATATGGCGGCTATCTTTGTAACCCACGCTAAAGAAGAAGCCTTTGCTTTGGCCGATACTATGGCACTGTTAAATAACGGTAGCATTGTACAAAGCGGCGCGCCACAACATTTATATAATTATCCCGCGACAAAGTTTGTTGCTGAATTTTTAGGACATGGTTCTATTTTAACTGCGCAAGTACTCAATGAAAATCAGCTACGTTGTGTTTTGGGCGACGTCACCTGTACTGCTAATAAGACATTAGTTGTAGGTGAAACTGTCGATCTATTTATTAGACCGCATCAGTTTAGTGTGATTGCTAATGAGTCAGGTAATGGCATAATTAAAGAGTACCAATTTAGAGATGATGGTTACCGGGCGCAGGTAGCGGTTGGAGAGCAAATTATTGAAGTATGGTTGCCGGGTTACTTTGATGTACAAAATACTAAAACGGTACAGGTAAAATTAACCCCACAACAGCTCGTGGTACTTTAA
- a CDS encoding PGPGW domain-containing protein, giving the protein MQTLKTKALSVIGLLFLLIGLVFIILPGPAILFIPIGLALLSFEYPAAKKWLRKYQRYSSKAATKMDGMVRKLKRT; this is encoded by the coding sequence ATGCAAACACTTAAAACAAAAGCACTATCAGTAATTGGACTACTTTTTTTATTAATTGGTTTAGTGTTTATAATATTGCCAGGACCGGCAATATTATTCATTCCAATAGGACTTGCCTTATTAAGCTTTGAATACCCTGCAGCTAAAAAGTGGCTACGAAAATATCAGCGTTATTCAAGCAAAGCGGCAACAAAAATGGATGGTATGGTGCGTAAACTAAAACGTACCTAA